Sequence from the Zeugodacus cucurbitae isolate PBARC_wt_2022May chromosome 5, idZeuCucr1.2, whole genome shotgun sequence genome:
AAATTTTTACCCCAGTTATCATTAGCACAGACAGAtggacgggcagacagacatccggatatcTACTAgtctcttcatcctgatcattttgatattttttctgatAGATTTAGGTGTTAGAAACAACGGTCATTGATCTTCAGTCTGAGATTTTGTGAACCATGGCTTTCAGTTACGGTATACACTTTCCAAAGCTCTCGACCTGCATTCCTTTCATGGTGCATTGCAtttctattgaaaattatatttgttttgttatcaCTGAGATCTTTAAAGATGTCAATCATTGAACACGCCAAAAAATCATTTGTAGACTATAGAACAAATTAACTTCGATTGCTTCGTtagtttattaaagaaaatcaaCGTGAAATGGAGCTGCAATTGCGTCGTTGGCTACGCTACTCGCTCATCTTCGGACTCTATATGAGTCCAACGCAAGAAACGCAATATATAAACAGACGAACCACGCCCAAGAAGCGACTTGCATGGCTCGGACGCAGACAAATACTACAACCACAACATTTGAAGATAATTTACCTGCACTTGCTCTTAATTGGTATCTGTGTAGTCTTTGTAAAAGCAATCGCCTCACGCAAACCTATACCCGGCATAGCCAGTGAGGTAGTGACCACTATGATCTTAAGCTTACAAGCGGTGTCGAGTCTTATTATTGCTGCCGAGGGACTCTGGTGTCCACAGCAACATGAAACATTCTTGAGATTACTTCAAGAAATTGAATTCTCACTGAAATTGCGGCTGAGAGAGAACGTTAAAATTCATAGTTTGCCGTCGCGTGTGCTCTGGCTTTTGAAATATATGCTTTGGCTATCGCTCATATGTTTCGGCATGGCGATCTATAATTTTAGACAACTACAACATGTGGGTTATTTCTGGTACTCGCTTGGGTATAACGTGATCATGCGTTTGCGTATCATACAGTTGTGTGtttatgtttgtgtgttggGTCATTATATGGAGTGCCTTTGTTTGAAATTGCAACAGCTTGTAGCATACCGTACGGCACCAAACCAACAGTTGTTGGATATTGATTATGAAAAACTGAAAACCCCAGAATATCTTCGGGATATTAAGCATGTCTACGATTTACTCTATAAAGCATTTGAGCAACTCAATGCATTCGCCGGTTGGTCACTCTTTACAATAATAACCTGTTATATTTTGGACTATGGTTCTGCTCTCTACTGGGTGCTGCTCAGCTGGGAGGGATATCTGGAAAGTTGCAGCTATTATGTACCAGGCTTTTGGTGGCTTCTGCCAATGACTGCTATCATCTGGCACATTTGTTATATGTGTCATAATTGCAAGCAATTGGTAAGCACAAACAACACATAATTTCTCTGCTCAACTACCTTctgtgcatacttttaggatcgTCTGTTAGCCACCAACTTACGCCGTATAATAATAATGAGTTCCTCGCAGTCAAAGTGCTCGTTTCGCATTTTTCTACAGCAATTCTCTACACAATTAGAGCTGCAGTGCATCGAGGTGACCGCAAAAAGTTTCTTTATTATAGATTTGCGTTTATTAATGTCGGTGAGCCGTGATGTATGCTTTGGGAAAATACTCCTATAATAACTATTGGTCTTCCTTACAGGTTTTAGTATCTGTGACTTCATATATGGTGatgttaatacaatttttatataattaagtaattattatATAGATACTATTGTGATGCAGGGAAAAACAAACATCGATGTTTTGGGAGGCATCgaataaaaacatcgatgcatcgaaagcataaaaaaaaaaaatcttttaaacatttaaactgAAGATTAAGttacatttgtttgtttgcttatgTTTACGAAATATTGCTTTAATCTTACTGCAAGTTCTAAAAGAATACTATTAAAAGACTttgctaaataaatttgatttgccacagtttttattaaaggatttaaaaattgtatcaaaCTTTTGATGATCAAATGCTAAAGGAGTTTTCAGTTTCATTAGAACTATCAGAAGAGTCCATGTCCAGTCGTTTAGTTTTCTGCAATAGCATTAGCCCCTTTATTAAGAAAGGAATACCATTCCATAAATCTTTCTACCAACCCCAGCGGCTTGGTATGTTGCCACAATACTTTGTTTGAACGATCTAACAACGGCTTTAATTTTTGGTAAACGGTTGGATACTGGTTGAGTTTGAATTATTCGCgtgaaagcaaatatttgttaatggACTATATCTcttaataagaaattaattgaGAAGATTAAGGTGGTTCcaaaaatttatgataattttaaatcttttttgctAACTGCTAATACTtatgaatttttctttttagatATTAtgtgtatgaaataaatatgtaataaaattgctctttattcaatgttttataaaaagtgttactgtgatcggatttagttcaaatatgcgccgtttcgttcaataatctgtttacatctagacggcaactccttatttgcgaagaactcggacagccaaaatagcgaaatatcttctgtcatcaaacaaacagtcagcgcattcgcgtctgggctcccacgtcactgttgacagccataacttcgaagtcgtagataatttcgtatatctgggaaccagcttCAACAAcgcgaacaatgtcagcctcgaaatccagcgttGAAccgctcttgccaacaggtgctactttggactgagtagacaattgaaaagtaaagtcctctttcgacgaaccaaaattaaactctacacTCTAAACTCTAATACAAGtaatgtatttctttttttgtatcaCATCTTTTACGTTTTTAGATTACATTAGACTGTACTCAGAAGTTCACAAACTGTCTTATTATCACCAAATATGCATTAATCGCAATGGAAATCTGCAATAATGCaagcaattattatattattcttgTCCAAACTGGCACTGAAGCCCACACGCAGTCTTACCGACATGAGTAACGGCATATCTAAAATGAAAATCTCCTAGGCGGACACCTCAATAGGCTACAGTTGCATGGAGAACAGTTGGAGCAAGAG
This genomic interval carries:
- the LOC114804935 gene encoding putative gustatory receptor 39b; translated protein: MELQLRRWLRYSLIFGLYMSPTQETQYINRRTTPKKRLAWLGRRQILQPQHLKIIYLHLLLIGICVVFVKAIASRKPIPGIASEVVTTMILSLQAVSSLIIAAEGLWCPQQHETFLRLLQEIEFSLKLRLRENVKIHSLPSRVLWLLKYMLWLSLICFGMAIYNFRQLQHVGYFWYSLGYNVIMRLRIIQLCVYVCVLGHYMECLCLKLQQLVAYRTAPNQQLLDIDYEKLKTPEYLRDIKHVYDLLYKAFEQLNAFAGWSLFTIITCYILDYGSALYWVLLSWEGYLESCSYYVPGFWWLLPMTAIIWHICYMCHNCKQLDRLLATNLRRIIIMSSSQSKCSFRIFLQQFSTQLELQCIEVTAKSFFIIDLRLLMSVLVSVTSYMVMLIQFLYN